From one Anaerococcus prevotii DSM 20548 genomic stretch:
- the dnaA gene encoding chromosomal replication initiator protein DnaA — protein sequence MTNLEYITDELKNEMKMHVTDTQQFDTWISILKPLNLYSETLYLEVPKKDTLFIYDKIWVPQLQLALDNIKDKTGKDLKVSVIAKDSDDYNKVLTLGKDYDPNGQMRISKVNSFPRPQLEEENIFANFVEGKSNQYALGVSQAVAENISNKSQARLYNPLFIYGESGLGKTHLMQAIAHEILDNRDDAYVMYLSSEKFTNEMISALRSTKNEKFREKYRSVDILLIDDIQFIAGKEGTQEEFFHTFNDLYNTGKQIVISSDRPPKEIKHLENRLISRFSWGIIVDIGKPDFETRVAILQKKLDQLGAYIDNNILFYIAENIDTNIRDLEGALSTAIAYAKSDNREVVTMEDAIKGVATRVKDKKKHVGIDDIQKYVADKYGIKLSDIKGKSRKKEIVNPRQIAMFLSREILEDSLVTISNAFDRDHTTVMHGIDKIQKQIEEDDNFKEEIDTLLKEITE from the coding sequence TAAAAAATGAAATGAAAATGCATGTAACCGATACTCAGCAATTCGATACATGGATTAGCATTCTAAAGCCCCTAAATTTATATAGCGAGACCCTCTATCTAGAAGTTCCCAAAAAGGATACCCTCTTTATCTATGACAAAATCTGGGTTCCTCAACTTCAGCTTGCTCTTGATAATATAAAGGATAAGACAGGAAAAGACCTTAAGGTTTCTGTTATTGCAAAAGATTCCGACGATTACAACAAGGTCTTAACCCTAGGCAAGGACTATGATCCCAATGGTCAGATGCGAATAAGTAAGGTCAATTCATTTCCTAGACCCCAACTTGAAGAAGAAAATATATTTGCAAATTTCGTTGAAGGTAAGTCCAACCAGTACGCTTTGGGAGTTAGCCAGGCTGTAGCGGAAAATATTTCAAATAAGTCCCAAGCTAGACTCTACAATCCCCTATTCATTTACGGGGAAAGCGGCCTAGGCAAGACCCACTTGATGCAGGCTATTGCCCATGAGATTTTAGATAATAGAGATGATGCCTATGTGATGTATCTATCAAGTGAGAAATTTACAAATGAAATGATATCTGCCCTTAGGTCAACCAAAAACGAGAAGTTCAGAGAAAAATACAGGTCAGTTGATATCCTTCTTATAGATGATATCCAATTCATTGCCGGAAAAGAAGGAACCCAGGAGGAGTTCTTCCACACCTTTAACGACCTTTACAATACAGGCAAGCAAATAGTAATATCATCTGATAGGCCACCAAAAGAAATAAAGCACTTAGAGAATAGGTTGATTTCAAGGTTTTCTTGGGGAATTATAGTTGATATTGGAAAGCCTGACTTTGAGACAAGAGTTGCAATCTTACAGAAAAAACTCGACCAGTTAGGAGCTTATATAGACAATAATATTCTCTTTTATATAGCAGAAAATATAGATACAAATATAAGAGACCTCGAAGGAGCCTTGTCTACTGCCATAGCCTATGCCAAAAGCGATAATAGAGAAGTAGTAACCATGGAAGATGCCATAAAGGGAGTTGCTACTAGAGTAAAGGATAAGAAAAAACACGTAGGTATAGATGATATACAAAAGTACGTGGCTGATAAATATGGAATCAAACTATCTGATATAAAGGGAAAATCTAGGAAAAAAGAAATTGTAAATCCTAGACAAATAGCTATGTTCCTATCAAGAGAAATCTTGGAAGATTCACTAGTAACAATCTCTAACGCCTTTGACAGAGACCATACAACTGTCATGCACGGCATTGATAAGATTCAAAAACAAATTGAAGAAGACGATAACTTCAAAGAAGAAATTGATACTCTTTTGAAGGAGATCACAGAGTAG